A stretch of Lentibacillus sp. JNUCC-1 DNA encodes these proteins:
- the recN gene encoding DNA repair protein RecN, which translates to MLTELSIKNFAIIEQLAISFDEGLTVLTGETGAGKSIIIDAVQLLAGSRGSIDFVRHGAKKAELEGLFTIDEAHVVHDLGATYGIDTTDGMVVLNRDITAAGKSICRINGKLVTLATLKEFGHTLIDIHSQHETQSLLNQDQHLRLLDLYNEKQIAPIKSAYQELYFDLSQMKIQYRQLNHKEQDLAQKLDLLQFQSNEIANANLNENEDDALLEERKKLANFEKIHQALEEAYEALYGDQKGMDWLAQAMQALQNGQDYDEYIQAKADELANYYYAAEELTYDLRSHLDTLQFDSSRLNVIEARLDEISRLKHKYGPSVNEIIAYEQEVNEEIQQIQNKDSFLSELAIKIEQVEKEAYQKAVQLHDVREKAAHALTRDIKKELKGLYMDKSVFKIVFETTPSEEKTSNYVKLNQNGYDHVHFELSTNPGEPLKPLHKIASGGEMSRIMLALKTIFAKHEGVTSVIFDEVDTGVSGRVAQAMAEKIQHISEGSQVLCITHLPQVAAMADHHKYIGKDVSRKRTATYIIDLNIEDKIEELGRMITGAEMTETAKDHAKELLELAFTYKETQK; encoded by the coding sequence ATGCTAACTGAATTATCGATAAAGAACTTTGCAATTATTGAACAACTTGCTATATCATTTGATGAAGGCTTAACAGTCCTTACTGGAGAAACCGGCGCAGGAAAATCCATCATTATTGATGCTGTCCAGCTGCTTGCAGGTTCCAGAGGTTCTATAGATTTTGTCAGACATGGAGCGAAAAAGGCCGAACTTGAAGGCCTTTTTACAATTGATGAAGCACATGTTGTTCATGATCTCGGGGCCACGTATGGTATTGATACAACAGATGGAATGGTAGTTCTGAACCGTGATATTACGGCTGCTGGCAAAAGTATTTGCCGAATAAACGGGAAATTGGTAACGCTCGCAACATTAAAAGAATTTGGACATACTTTAATTGACATTCACAGCCAGCATGAAACCCAATCTCTTTTAAACCAGGATCAGCATTTGCGTTTGTTGGACCTCTATAACGAGAAGCAAATTGCACCTATTAAGTCAGCTTATCAGGAATTATATTTTGATTTGAGTCAAATGAAAATTCAGTATAGACAGTTAAACCATAAAGAACAAGATCTTGCTCAAAAACTTGATTTACTTCAGTTTCAATCCAACGAAATTGCAAATGCAAATTTAAACGAAAATGAAGATGATGCATTGTTGGAAGAACGAAAAAAACTGGCGAATTTCGAGAAAATTCATCAGGCACTTGAAGAAGCTTATGAGGCATTGTATGGCGATCAAAAGGGAATGGATTGGCTCGCCCAGGCAATGCAGGCTCTGCAAAACGGACAAGATTATGATGAATATATACAAGCCAAAGCAGATGAACTTGCTAATTATTATTATGCCGCAGAAGAACTAACCTATGACTTGCGCAGTCATTTGGACACATTGCAATTTGATTCTTCGCGTTTGAATGTGATTGAAGCACGGCTGGATGAAATCAGTCGCCTGAAGCACAAATACGGCCCATCCGTCAATGAGATTATAGCCTACGAACAAGAAGTCAATGAAGAGATCCAGCAAATACAAAATAAAGATTCTTTCTTATCTGAACTTGCCATTAAAATCGAACAAGTGGAGAAAGAAGCTTATCAAAAAGCTGTTCAACTGCACGATGTCAGAGAGAAAGCTGCTCATGCATTAACACGGGATATTAAAAAAGAATTAAAAGGGTTATATATGGATAAGTCCGTTTTCAAAATTGTATTTGAAACGACACCTTCTGAAGAGAAAACGTCTAATTACGTGAAGTTGAACCAAAATGGGTACGATCACGTCCATTTTGAACTTTCAACAAATCCAGGTGAACCTTTGAAGCCTCTCCATAAAATTGCTTCAGGGGGTGAAATGTCCCGAATCATGCTTGCTTTAAAAACAATATTTGCTAAGCACGAAGGTGTCACGAGTGTCATCTTTGATGAGGTAGATACAGGCGTGAGTGGGCGAGTAGCACAGGCTATGGCGGAGAAAATCCAACATATTTCAGAGGGTTCTCAGGTGCTATGTATTACACATCTGCCACAAGTAGCCGCAATGGCTGATCACCACAAATATATTGGCAAAGATGTTTCACGAAAAAGAACAGCGACCTATATCATCGATTTAAATATTGAAGACAAAATTGAAGAACTCGGCCGGATGATTACAGGAGCGGAAATGACCGAAACCGCTAAAGATCATGCAAAGGAACTGCTTGAGCTTGCATTTACTTATAAGGAAACCCAAAAATAA